In Clarias gariepinus isolate MV-2021 ecotype Netherlands chromosome 9, CGAR_prim_01v2, whole genome shotgun sequence, a single window of DNA contains:
- the sncaip gene encoding synphilin-1 gives MDAPEYLDLDEIDFTDDLAYTSKNIPELCRRNDGQPEERQAPGINWSRSASSHSGSGIKPTGIADVYSKFRPVKRVSPLKHQPEVLDTEADSKSSGQNLERNNSPKSIQPSVSPCDIQALKCKNLGNGALLGELEHYDLDMDEILDVPYIKSSQQMATLPRAASEKRTSGSGASDRCVGHKASSLAQAESLSSGMQFCVLPPVNWSDMRKSKSMDPDYLRGQTVGYDHSPGSLHRSTSDADKLLPGRPFPDTPTHKAGSDTSASQSLFHIQGGSVGRLDNSKAWSSPKAFGECDEETKKSHNIINIVREGQISLLPHFATENLELIRDEDANNLLHISAAHGHADCLQHLTSLMGEDCLNERNNQQLTPAGLGVRNGHLECVRWMVSETEAIAELSCTRDHPSLIHYAAQYGQERILLWLLQFMQEQAISLDEVDQNGNSAVHVAAQYGQLGCLQTLVEYGSNVTVQNQQGERPSQCAERQGHTTCARYLVVVETCMSLASQVVKLTKQLHEQTTARISLQSQMQLLLQSQDPNERPRSPSLLIPPAETWPEMTLTAEVTPSDGQWVLRQRHVDPESVLRKILGKDIAERMGTKDKAFQEEALEGASGTDSGMGLGVGPLRKSGMVERRELKLARLRQIMQRSLSESDTDSYPPDESKQPTGTSRPERPSQLPIAKSEELGHLTNKKHTSATERKFSFALRTSKSMDGYNPSPTSDSSDLDHDAKTDFPGELIEFNNGQKVTSPKSALKSPSSRRKTSQNLKLRVTFEEAPAVQKAGQAGEVKVASGKEKTSESGKRPFGTFRSIMETLSGNQNSNNNNAQCMSAGKHSPSSSAQSPSGKKSDAKVCPGSLSKGKTKTSAV, from the exons ATGGACGCTCCTGAGTATTTGGACCTAGATGAGATTGACTTCACTGATGATTTAGCT TACACATCGAAGAATATTCCAGAACTTTGCCGGAGAAATGATGGACAACCAGAGGAGAGACAAG CTCCTGGCATCAACTGGAGTCGAAGTGCCTCCTCACACAGTGGAAGTGGAATCAAACCCACTGGAATTGCTGATGTGTACAGCAAATTCAGACCTGTTAAACGGGTCTCGCCACTTAAGCATCAGCCAGAGGTTTTGGACACTGAAGCTGATAGCAAGAGTTCTGGGCAAAACCTAGAGAGAAACAATTCCCCTAAAAGCATACAGCCAAGTGTAAGTCCATGTGATATTCAGGCACTCAAGTGCAAAAATCTTGGTAATGGAGCACTTCTTGGGGAACTGGAGCATTATGACTTGGACATGGATGAGATCCTAGATGTGCCTTATATTAAATCTAGCCAGCAGATGGCCACCCTGCCCAGAGCAGCCTCTGAGAAGCGGACCTCAGGGAGTGGTGCCAGTGATAGGTGTGTAGGCCACAAGGCATCATCTCTTGCTCAGGCTGAGAGTCTGAGTAGTGGTATGCAGTTTTGTGTACTTCCACCTGTTAACTGGTCAGATATGAGAAAGTCAAAGTCTATGGATCCAGACTATCTCAGGGGACAAACAGTAGGGTATGACCACTCACCAGGTTCCCTGCACCGATCGACATCTGATGCAGACAAGCTATTACCAGGCCGACCATTTCCAGATACACCAACCCACAAGGCTGGCTCGGATACCTCCGCCAGTCAGTCTTTGTTCCATATTCAGGGAGGTTCAGTGGGTAGGTTAGACAATAGCAAGGCATGGAGCAGTCCCAAAGCATTTGGAGAATGTGATGAAGAAACCAAAAAGTCTCACAATATAATCAACATTGTGCGGGAGGGACAGATCTCACTCTTG CCCCATTTTGCAACCGAGAACCTGGAACTCATTCGAGATGAAGACGCAAACAATCTTCTTCATATCTCTGCTGCACATGGACATGCAGACTGCCTGCAGCACCTGACTTCCCTCATGGGCGAAGACTGTCTCAATGAGCGCAACAACCAGCAACTTACTCCTGCTGGTTTGGGAGTCAGG AATGGTCACCTGGAGTGTGTGCGCTGGATGGTGAGTGAGACCGAGGCCATCGCTGAGCTTAGCTGCACACGGGACCACCCAAGTCTTATCCACTATGCAGCCCAGTATGGTCAg GAAAGAATTTTGTTGTGGCTACTACAATTTATGCAAGAACAAGCTATCTCACTGGATGAAGTGGATCAGAATGGGAATAGCGCAGTGCATGTTGCTGCTCAGTATGGTCAGCTTGGCTGCCTTCAG ACGCTGGTGGAATATGGCTCAAATGTCACCGTTCAGAACCAGCAAGGTGAGAGACCATCTCAGTGTGCTGAGCGACAAGGTCATACCACCTGTGCACGCTacctggtggtggtggagacctgcatgtctttggcttCACAGGTGGTCAAGCTTACCAAGCAACTCCATGA ACAGACTACTGCAAGAATATCACTCCAGAGTCAAATGCAGCTGCTGTTACAGTCCCAAGATCCCAATGAAAGACCACGCTCTCCCAG TTTGCTTATTCCTCCAGCTGAGACCTGGCCTGAGATGACACTTACTGCGGAAGTTACCCCTAGTGATGGGCAATGGGTGCTGAGGCAGCGGCATGTGGATCCTGAGTCAGTCCTGCGCAAAATCTTGGGAAAAGACATCGCTGAAAGAATGGGGACTAAGGACAAGGCGTTCCAAGAGGAGGCACTAGAGGGCGCCAGCGGCACAGACTCAGGGATGGGACTGGGCGTAGGCCCACTACGGAAATCGGGTATGGTGGAAAGGCGTGAGCTGAAACTAGCTCGTCTTAGGCAGATAATGCAGCGTTCCCTCAGTGAATCAGACACAGACTCATATCCTCCTGATGAGTCTAAGCAGCCCACTGGCACCTCCAGACCAGAAAGACCAAGCCAGCTTCCCATAGCAAAAAGTGAggaactgggacatttaacaAATAAGAAGCATACCTCAGCTACTGAGCGCAAGTTCTCATTTGCACTCAGGACTTCAAAATCCATGGATGGATATAATCCCTCTCCAACATCAGATAGCAGTGATCTTGATCATGATGCAAAAACTGACTTTCCAGGGGAACTGATTGAATTCAACAATGGGCAAAAAGTCACAAGTCCAAAGAGTGCTCTTAAATCACCATCCTCTCGTAGGAAAACCTCACAAAATCTTAAACTCAGAGTGACTTTTGAAGAAGCACCAGCTGTCCAAAAGGCTGGCCAAGCAGGAGAGGTTAAAGTAGCTTCTGGTAAAGAAAAGACGTCAGAATCAGGGAAACGACCCTTTGGAACATTCCGCTCAATTATGGAAACGTTAAGTGGAAATCAAaatagcaacaacaataatgctCAATGTATGTCTGCTGGCAAGCACTCACCTTCAAGTTCAGCACAGAGTCCATCTGGGAAAAAATCAGATGCTAAAGTCTGTCCAGGAAGTCTGTCAAAAGGCAAAACCAAGACCAGCGCTGTTTAA